Proteins encoded by one window of Moorella humiferrea:
- a CDS encoding aminotransferase class I/II-fold pyridoxal phosphate-dependent enzyme → MTITCGFDAQRYINPVVKNLPPSGIRRFFDLVANTPGVISLGVGEPDFVTPWHIREACVRSLERGYTMYTSNYGLPELRRAIADYLEERFALNYDPQKQIMVTIGASEAVDLALRALISPGDEVLIPEPCYVSYKPITHMAGGIPVTVPTTMKDEFQLTASLLEKYITPRTKILILCFPNNPTGAVLKDCEMEAIAALVKKYNLLVISDEIYAELRYDGPPRSFAAIPGMQERTILVSGFSKAFAMTGWRVGYIAAHPDFLAAMVKIHQYTILCAPVMGQMAALEALRNGRQDVERMVAEYDRRRRLVVSRLREMGLECFEPRGAFYVFPSIKVTGMTSTEFAEALLKEEKVAVVPGTAFGNGGEGFIRCSYATSLAELTEAMNRMERFVARRLAFKDRAVAHA, encoded by the coding sequence ATGACCATTACATGCGGTTTTGACGCCCAGCGTTATATTAACCCCGTAGTAAAAAATTTACCGCCATCAGGTATTCGGCGCTTTTTTGATTTGGTAGCCAATACCCCCGGGGTCATTTCCCTGGGCGTTGGAGAACCCGATTTTGTCACCCCCTGGCATATTCGCGAGGCCTGCGTCCGCTCCCTCGAGCGCGGTTATACCATGTATACTTCCAATTACGGGTTACCTGAACTGCGCCGGGCCATTGCCGATTATCTTGAAGAACGTTTCGCTTTGAATTACGACCCTCAAAAGCAAATAATGGTCACCATAGGTGCCAGCGAAGCCGTCGACCTGGCGCTAAGGGCACTGATCAGCCCCGGCGATGAAGTATTAATCCCAGAACCATGTTATGTATCCTATAAACCCATCACCCATATGGCCGGCGGTATACCTGTAACGGTGCCCACCACTATGAAAGATGAATTTCAACTTACGGCGTCACTGCTGGAAAAATATATAACTCCGCGCACCAAAATTCTTATTTTATGCTTTCCTAACAATCCTACTGGCGCCGTCCTGAAGGATTGTGAAATGGAAGCCATCGCCGCTTTAGTAAAGAAGTATAATCTGCTGGTCATCAGCGATGAAATTTACGCCGAGCTCCGCTATGACGGCCCGCCCCGTTCCTTTGCCGCCATTCCCGGTATGCAGGAACGAACCATTCTCGTCAGCGGTTTTTCCAAGGCCTTCGCCATGACAGGCTGGCGGGTGGGATACATTGCCGCCCATCCCGATTTCTTAGCCGCCATGGTTAAAATCCATCAATATACCATTCTATGCGCACCGGTAATGGGGCAAATGGCCGCGTTAGAAGCCCTGCGTAACGGTCGCCAGGATGTGGAGCGAATGGTGGCCGAGTATGACCGCCGCCGCCGTCTGGTTGTCAGCCGTTTGCGCGAAATGGGCCTGGAATGTTTCGAACCCAGGGGTGCCTTTTACGTATTTCCTTCAATTAAGGTTACGGGGATGACCTCGACGGAATTCGCTGAAGCACTTCTTAAAGAAGAAAAGGTGGCCGTCGTCCCCGGTACGGCCTTCGGCAATGGAGGAGAAGGTTTTATCCGTTGTTCCTATGCCACTTCCCTCGCCGAATTAACGGAGGCCATGAACAGAATGGAACGGTTCGTAGCCCGTCGTCTGGCCTTTAAAGACCGGGCCGTTGCCCACGCATGA